The genomic interval GATGTCCGAGCGAACAGCAGCAGTGAGGGATCGGTCGGACTGTAGCTGACGCGCGCCGCCGGCCAAGTACGGTCGTGCCATGATTCGACGGTGCCGGTCGCGGTGTCGAGCGCGCCGACGCGAAACGTTTCGCCGTCGATCGTTCCGAGCCCGATCGAATCGCCATCGACCGACCGGGTTAGCCCCGCGGCGATCCGCCCACAATCCGGTCGCGTCGCGGCGGCCTCGGCCCTATCTGTCCCCTCTCCGGCGTCGAGCGCGCCGATCTCTCTACCTGTGCCGTCAGCAGGATCGACGCTGACGACCGACGTGGCTGTTGGGACGAGCAACTCCCCGGTCTCGCGATCGGCCGTCGGCGTCGCCCCGTCAGGGAGTTCCATCGCCAACTCGACGAGCTCGTCGTCACGTAGATCGGCGATGGCGACGGTCGATACCTCGTCCGTGGCCCCGGTCTCGATCGGCAGATATCGCCCGGTCACCACGGCATCCGCGACGACGGCGTCGAACCAGCTACTCTGCCTGATCGGTGAGTGATCGAGAATCGCGGTCTCGATGCCAGCACCCCCGGTCGCTACCGTCGAGAACAGCGCCGACGTTCTCGGGTCGATCATGCGTCCACCTGCTCTCGACCGAGACACGGTCGGCCGCTGGCTCGGGTCGTAGTCATCCTGTCGGATAGCAACGCCCCGACGCTGGTAAATCTACCTGCCTGCTCGCAGTTGTGACGGCGCGTCGTCACTCACACTATCGAAAATTACTTACGTTCGTTGGGTTATCAATGCGATAGTATGCCACGATCCAGCAGTGTAGCCAGAGGTGTACGTATCGCTCACCGTTGTCGCAGAACGATCTCCGATAGACTGGTAGTATGACGCCGTCGATCGACCGGTCTGCCGCTGTTATCGTTCTCGTCGCCCTGGTGAGCGTCGCCGGGCTCGGACTGACCGCGGCGACGCTCGACACGGCCAAGCCCGTCGGTGGGAGTAGCCAAGATCAGGTTCTAGAGCCTCCGGACCCACGGGACGATCTCGGAAGTAGCGACCAGCGAACGGGCTCCGGCGGCGACGCGAACCAGTCCGCCGGCAGCAGTAGCTCCTATCAGTCACTGACGACCTGCGTGTCGTTCCTCGACACCACGCTGGGGACGCTGTCGGTGCTACTCGCCGTACTCGGCATCGCGTTGCTGATCTACTCGCGGTACAACGCGGCGCTGGCGCTGTTTACCACGTGGACGATCTTCCCACCCATCATGCTCGGGTACTTCCTCGTAACCGACTGTGGTGGCGGCGCGGGTATCGCCGTAGGGAACAGCGCGAGCGGCGGATTTGCGACTGGCGGGCAGGGAATCGTCACCGCGACTGACGTTCCGTCGTGGATGCTCATCGCTCTCGTCGGTCTGCTGATGGCCGGCGCCGCGGCGGTGCTGTACCGCACCGTCAACGCCGACGAAGCGGTCGTCCCGCAGGCCGAGGACGATGACGACGACGTTCACCTCGACCAGTTCGCCGAAGCGGCCGGCCGCGCGGCCGACCGCATCGAGGAGCACAACGAGGACGTCGACAACACCGTCTACCGCGCTTGGATCGAGATGACCGAACTGCTCGATGTCGACAGTCCGGAGACGTACTCCGCGGGCGAGTTCGCCGACGCTGCCGTCGAGATCGGCATGAACGAAGACGACGTGTCCGAACTGACTCACCTGTTCAACGAGGTCCGCTACGGCGGCAAGGACGCCGGCGCACGCGAGGAACAGGCCGTTTCGATCCTTCGCAACGTCGAATCGCAGTACGGAACTACCGACGGACAGACTGATGACACCGACGACACACCAATCGACGAACCGGCAGGCGACGGGGAGGGTGATCAACGATGAGCGCCGACTCGAGCTTTGACGCGCTCGTCCGGAGGGCGATGCTCGCCCTCGGGTTCGTGGCCATCGCGGTCGGGCTGGTAACGTACGTGCTGGTCGATCCGCTCGTGAACGTCTTGCCCTCTAGCTTCGCCATCGCGGCGATCGCTGGCGTGCTGGCGTTTGCGATGGGCGCGTGGATGATCCGATCGCGCACGTCCGGCGGCGTCCACCAGACGGCGATTCCGAGCGTGGAGCTGCCACTCTCGACGCCAGCGCCCGGCGGCGACATCGACCGTGCGCTCTACCGTCTCACTCACTACCGAGAGGGCACCGTCGAGTACCGCGACCAGATTCAGGAACGACTCGCGTCGGTCGCCGTCGACGTCATCCGCCAGCGCGACGACTGCTCGCGCGAGGCCGCGGTCCACAAGCTACAGGAGGGCACGTGGACCGACAACGAGTACGCGGCGTCGTTCTTCGCCGGCGGCAGCCCGCCCTCGAAGTCGATGCTCGACTCGCTGTCCGACCGGCTGACCGGTGGCGGC from Natronoarchaeum philippinense carries:
- a CDS encoding DUF4129 domain-containing protein: MSVAGLGLTAATLDTAKPVGGSSQDQVLEPPDPRDDLGSSDQRTGSGGDANQSAGSSSSYQSLTTCVSFLDTTLGTLSVLLAVLGIALLIYSRYNAALALFTTWTIFPPIMLGYFLVTDCGGGAGIAVGNSASGGFATGGQGIVTATDVPSWMLIALVGLLMAGAAAVLYRTVNADEAVVPQAEDDDDDVHLDQFAEAAGRAADRIEEHNEDVDNTVYRAWIEMTELLDVDSPETYSAGEFADAAVEIGMNEDDVSELTHLFNEVRYGGKDAGAREEQAVSILRNVESQYGTTDGQTDDTDDTPIDEPAGDGEGDQR